The window ATTACTTGCTAGTTGTGATACATTTACTATAATTAGTTGGTAATATAATTACATATGTACAAAAAATTAGTTACTATTTAGTCACTATATATAAACATGTAtttaatattttacaaaaaaattttttattatactatTGTAAACAagtttgatattattcatctattatagatttgaatattctatcattgtaaatttgatattattatactacttaattatttagttaaaacAATGTGTAAGTCATcaatatgtatacatatatataaatatataataattaattttgtaattgaattttaGTATACATGTAGTATTTTTgtgaaggtttaattattctgccggtccctatagtttcgcaaaattttcaattaggtccctatacttttttttttcttttaattgagttcttgcaccaaattttttttaattgagtccctacacttttttttctttttatttaggttcctgtaccaattttttttagttagatccctataaaattaagccaattactactaacagggacttaattgaaaaaaaaaaatttggagcagagatccaatttaaaaaaaaaaggaaagggacctaattgaaaatttcacgaaattatagagaccaacagaACAATTAAACCTTTTgtgaataaatatattttggataatatttaaaagaaaaaaaatcaatgctacttcagaattatatatatatatatatatatagacaaaaATTAACCTTAAAACAATCATTATAGAAATATAAGTATAACAAGAATTTAGGCAAGAGaaaaattagattattttttaaaaaataataataataataataataataataataataataataataatataattcaatATGAGCTCTTAACAGATAGGAACATCAATCAGAATAGACAATTGCTTAAAATTACTTGgatataacttaattatttcaacCCTATATAATGGGTGGGACCATGAAGAATAATATTTACTTCAAAAACAAACGGTTGAGATAAAATAACAGAAGCTGTCCAATTAATTTGATGCCACCAAGTTAACAAAAACGCTACCATAAGAGAGATCCTTACAAAAAGGGAACAACTTTTCTAGTTTTTTCACATCTCTATATAAAAGGGTCAATTCTCCTAACTAAgtctcattcattcattcattcatacctTCTTGTTATAATAAAAACTATTCAAACTCTTCTAAAAAGGTCACTTTCTTCCTTCCAAAGCTTCTTCTATGGAAACTAACACCAATAACATCATTAAGAGAAGAACTACAACCATGGATCAAGAATCAGACCAACAACAATTCGAGGACTTGCTTCCGGTCATGGCCGAGAAACTCGACGTGGAGACATTCGTCTCCGAActttgtgggggttttaaactCCTAGCAGACCCTGAAAAGGGCGTGATCACGAGCGAGAGCCTGCGTAGGAACGCGGCTCTCCTCGGCATGGAAGGGATGAGCATGGAGGATGCTGAGGATATGGTAAGACAAGGTGATCTTGATGGTGATGGAAAATTGAATGAGACTGAGTTTTGTATACTTATGGTTAGGCTTAGCCCTGGCATGATGGAAGATGCTGAGTCATGGCTTGAAAAAGCAATTGAAGAAGAGCTAAGGAAATTCTCAActtaaagattaatttataacatgtaagttaattatattaatatatgtaTGTAATCTTGACAATTTTATTACTTGGATAAGTTTAATGAAGCTAATCTATGTCATTAAAGTGAAGGGTGTATTCAATTAGAGGTTTTTATTTGCATAGTTAATTCAAATTTAACTGATTATAATTGGTTTGAGTAGTGTTATTTGAATATCTAAAAGTTTGTATCAGTGAAATACTAAAATAAGATATAAGAATAGAAAATAcgagtttaaattattttttatttatccatatttaaactcaatttaatttgtgtataaatataagaTGTTAGATTTGTAATTATTGCAGAAATCTCTTATTTGTTATTAATGAAAAGAATCTCTCTTGTGAAGCATAGGATTGGTggggttttttagaatttataaCATTAGTAATTATTACTAATTAACATCATTTGATAGCTTAATATTCAAGAAATGAATCCTCTCcaatttttttaacacttgacaAAATACAGTGTGATTTTTCATATTTgattttataagtgggaccagaaataaataagaaagagaaagTAATGAATGGTTAGATTAAGTACTG is drawn from Arachis hypogaea cultivar Tifrunner chromosome 12, arahy.Tifrunner.gnm2.J5K5, whole genome shotgun sequence and contains these coding sequences:
- the LOC112726542 gene encoding calcium-binding protein KIC-like, with protein sequence METNTNNIIKRRTTTMDQESDQQQFEDLLPVMAEKLDVETFVSELCGGFKLLADPEKGVITSESLRRNAALLGMEGMSMEDAEDMVRQGDLDGDGKLNETEFCILMVRLSPGMMEDAESWLEKAIEEELRKFST